One Azotosporobacter soli genomic region harbors:
- the scfB gene encoding thioether cross-link-forming SCIFF peptide maturase, with protein MKIHKFFLNGLYIVLDINSGAVHIVDKMVYDLLDVYDGENGEAAAQALTGRYPQAELNEALAELAELVTAERLFSPDLPIPTTFQEKPLLKSLCLHVAHDCNLRCGYCFAGTGDFGHDRGLMSPEVACRAIDFIIENGGSRRNSEIDFFGGEPLMNMPTVKAAIEHVRRREQETGKKFKLTLTTNGVLLTPEITEYLNANEISLVLSLDGRKEVHDKMRPFTEGVGSYDKVLANLQAAVQSRNDQNYYLRGTFTAHNLDFAADVLSMADAGFSQLSVEPVVGKDVDYAITEEHLPQLFAEYEKLAEAYLARRKAGNGFDFFHFNLDLSNGPCVAKRLSGCGAGHEYMAVTPEGDLYPCHQFVGREEFKLGDVFTGVQNQELPQQFRQTHVMKKEACSTCWARLYCSGGCHANAHQFHGTIEQPYEIGCELQKKRLECAIMIQAIRAIEG; from the coding sequence ATGAAGATTCACAAGTTTTTTCTCAACGGACTCTATATCGTACTGGATATCAACAGCGGGGCGGTCCATATCGTCGATAAGATGGTATACGACCTGCTTGACGTATACGACGGCGAAAATGGTGAAGCGGCCGCGCAGGCTTTGACGGGACGTTATCCGCAGGCCGAACTGAACGAGGCATTGGCTGAGCTGGCGGAACTGGTGACGGCAGAGCGTCTGTTTTCCCCGGATCTGCCGATCCCGACCACGTTTCAGGAAAAACCGCTGCTGAAATCACTCTGCCTGCATGTGGCGCATGACTGCAATCTGCGCTGCGGCTACTGTTTCGCCGGAACCGGTGATTTCGGCCATGACCGCGGCTTGATGTCGCCGGAAGTCGCCTGCCGGGCGATCGATTTCATCATTGAAAACGGCGGTTCGCGCCGCAACAGCGAAATCGACTTTTTTGGCGGCGAGCCGCTGATGAATATGCCGACCGTAAAAGCGGCGATCGAACATGTCAGACGCCGCGAACAGGAAACCGGCAAGAAATTTAAACTCACGCTGACGACGAACGGCGTACTGCTGACGCCGGAAATCACCGAATATCTTAACGCCAATGAGATCAGCCTGGTGCTCAGCCTTGATGGTCGCAAGGAAGTGCATGACAAGATGCGTCCGTTTACCGAAGGGGTCGGCAGCTATGACAAAGTGCTGGCGAACCTGCAGGCTGCCGTTCAGTCGCGCAATGATCAAAACTATTATCTGCGCGGTACGTTTACGGCGCATAATCTCGATTTTGCCGCCGATGTGCTATCAATGGCCGATGCCGGCTTCAGCCAGCTGTCGGTTGAACCGGTCGTCGGCAAAGATGTCGATTATGCAATTACCGAGGAACATTTGCCGCAACTGTTTGCGGAATATGAGAAACTGGCTGAAGCGTATTTGGCGCGGCGCAAGGCCGGTAACGGCTTTGATTTCTTCCATTTCAATCTCGACCTCAGCAACGGTCCCTGCGTCGCGAAACGGCTCAGCGGCTGCGGCGCGGGACATGAGTATATGGCCGTGACGCCGGAAGGCGATCTCTACCCCTGCCATCAATTTGTCGGGCGGGAAGAGTTCAAACTCGGCGACGTGTTCACCGGCGTGCAGAATCAAGAACTGCCGCAACAATTCCGGCAGACGCACGTCATGAAAAAAGAAGCGTGCAGCACCTGTTGGGCACGTCTTTATTGCAGCGGCGGCTGCCATGCCAATGCCCATCAGTTCCACGGCACGATCGAGCAGCCGTATGAAATCGGCTGTGAACTGCAAAAGAAACGTCTCGAATGCGCGATTATGATTCAGGCGATTCGGGCGATTGAAGGGTAA
- the scfA gene encoding six-cysteine ranthipeptide SCIFF, with protein MAKHIITVNKLSLQQTVHTGGCGECQTSCQSACKTSCTVGNQVCQK; from the coding sequence ATGGCAAAGCACATCATCACGGTAAACAAGCTTTCCCTGCAACAGACGGTACACACCGGCGGCTGCGGCGAATGCCAAACTTCCTGCCAGTCGGCTTGCAAGACGTCTTGCACCGTTGGCAACCAGGTCTGCCAGAAGTAG
- a CDS encoding chemotaxis protein CheD: protein MSMLIVGVGELKCSNREEDSLRTFALGSCVGVIAFAPKIKAAALLHLALPESKINRELARREPARFADTGVPLLLELMAQYGCRPCDMIIKLAGGATIKDQESFFAIGKRNILAVRETLQYYRLGAAAEDVGADYSRTVTVRVSDGAVLLSSPGRGEWLL, encoded by the coding sequence ATGAGCATGCTGATTGTCGGAGTGGGTGAACTGAAATGCTCCAATCGCGAAGAAGATTCGCTCCGCACCTTTGCGCTTGGTTCTTGCGTCGGCGTGATCGCCTTTGCACCGAAAATCAAAGCGGCGGCGCTCTTGCATCTGGCTTTGCCGGAATCGAAGATCAACAGGGAGCTGGCCAGGCGTGAACCGGCGCGTTTTGCCGATACCGGCGTTCCGTTGCTCTTAGAACTCATGGCGCAGTACGGCTGCCGGCCGTGCGATATGATCATCAAACTCGCAGGCGGTGCTACGATCAAGGATCAGGAAAGCTTTTTTGCGATCGGCAAACGCAATATTCTGGCGGTGCGTGAGACGCTGCAGTACTATCGTCTTGGCGCTGCGGCGGAAGATGTCGGGGCTGATTACAGTCGCACCGTCACCGTACGCGTCAGTGACGGAGCGGTGCTGCTCTCTTCGCCGGGCCGCGGCGAGTGGCTGTTATAA
- a CDS encoding CheB methylesterase domain-containing protein, translating to MTQIRANSATDSALFREMLSRRPEQKVKSSGKGEKIVAIGASTGGTEAIRRLIRELPLDLPGMLIVQHMPIGFTRRFADSLNQEGRFKVAEAKNGDCVRPGQVLIAPSGQHMTVRRSGDVYIVQCSDGATVNGHRPSVDVLFHSVANAAAANAVGVILTGMGADGAAGLVAMRRAGAKTIGQDEGSSIVYGMPKVADDLGGVEVVQPLEGIAASIVRCLGGVWP from the coding sequence ATGACACAGATCCGGGCGAACAGCGCGACTGACTCGGCTTTGTTTAGGGAGATGCTCTCCCGCAGGCCGGAACAGAAGGTGAAAAGCAGCGGCAAAGGCGAAAAGATTGTTGCGATCGGCGCTTCAACGGGAGGAACGGAAGCGATCCGGCGGCTGATTCGCGAACTGCCGCTCGATTTGCCGGGCATGCTCATCGTACAGCATATGCCGATCGGCTTTACCAGACGTTTTGCGGACAGCCTGAATCAAGAGGGGCGTTTTAAAGTCGCGGAAGCCAAGAATGGAGACTGCGTCAGGCCGGGGCAGGTCTTGATTGCGCCAAGCGGGCAGCATATGACGGTGCGGCGTTCTGGCGACGTCTACATTGTACAGTGCAGTGACGGCGCTACTGTTAACGGACATCGTCCGTCGGTCGATGTGCTCTTTCATTCGGTTGCCAACGCTGCGGCGGCCAACGCGGTCGGTGTAATCCTTACCGGCATGGGCGCCGATGGCGCTGCCGGTCTGGTTGCGATGCGCCGGGCCGGTGCGAAGACGATCGGCCAGGATGAAGGAAGTTCCATCGTGTATGGAATGCCAAAGGTCGCCGATGATCTGGGCGGTGTGGAAGTGGTGCAGCCGCTCGAAGGCATTGCCGCTTCGATCGTGCGCTGCCTGGGCGGTGTCTGGCCATGA
- a CDS encoding response regulator, with translation MNILLIDDDRDCLESLAAVIEPAGHSCDIYTVPEEAVAAYDGVKHQAVITDIKMPGLSGIQVLRLIKAKNGKAKVLLMTGYGDVDTAIAAVNYGAYYFFSKPVNIDEIIEVLERIARE, from the coding sequence ATGAATATTTTGCTGATTGACGATGACAGGGATTGTTTGGAAAGTCTGGCGGCAGTGATTGAACCGGCCGGACATAGCTGTGATATTTATACGGTGCCGGAAGAGGCGGTAGCCGCTTATGATGGCGTGAAGCATCAGGCGGTCATTACCGATATCAAAATGCCGGGTTTAAGCGGCATCCAGGTCCTGCGTCTTATCAAAGCGAAGAACGGCAAAGCGAAGGTCTTGCTGATGACCGGTTACGGCGATGTCGATACGGCGATCGCCGCGGTCAACTATGGCGCTTACTATTTCTTCAGCAAACCGGTGAATATTGATGAAATCATTGAAGTGCTGGAAAGAATCGCACGCGAATGA
- a CDS encoding PAS domain S-box protein: MQEETVKARDYGWCLGEYARDSVFLINPDGLFQEVNRAALQTYGYTREELIGMSIHQLRRQDSIEKISKQMKQAHTGSILFEAVHYRKNGTFFPVEVSSQGITLDGEEYIVSVVRDISDRKAAEKEQRRIETDLVRSNVCHLLLNEVAMRVLTEEPAQEILQLICRSLVNIYQLELVWVGSKEAAGSLTVQAWAGESVDYLEDIKVCWDEGPESQGPAGKSIRSASTQLFDVDHPDFKPWRERAAQFGFRTIAAVPLICRDNVIGTINLYSNQERYFDTGLLQQIEHFASQTAVALEAAEKRKRVNLLSTVVKYAGDGIVVTDCAAVIQWANPAFCRLSGYAAEELVGKSMAIFKSGYQDKNFYQQLWRQILSGNLWRGEIVNRRKDGSLYVEEMSITPVLDEHKEISAFIAIKQDVTERHEAQEKVRQSLNYYIQLFEDFPTLIWRADRNGQLDYFNKKWLEFTGRSKTEEEGSGWLEGVHPEERQLCQLVYRENMERQTPFRIEYRLRAQDHGYRWIVAMGMPFYDLEGHFAGHIGACYDISDMKQAEIDRLQALKMAEKAERMASLGAMTASIAHEINQPLHAIKLAADGFLYWQEKGKAPELEKLTTSLQKISGAVNRIDNIIKHLRSVFSGQVDVKEGVCDCNQAVYDALELVGAQMQAHGISISRQFAAELPKINADAKRLEEAVINMLINAMQELDKLQKPDKEISLKTFCQDDCVVLEMADNGPGVDSSLRERIFEPFFTTKGAGNGMGLGLAIVNNIIRSLEGSIEVQDRTGGGALFTIRLPVLRRG; this comes from the coding sequence ATGCAAGAGGAAACGGTCAAGGCGCGTGACTACGGCTGGTGTCTGGGTGAATATGCGCGCGACAGTGTTTTTCTCATCAATCCGGACGGTTTGTTTCAGGAAGTGAACCGGGCTGCCCTGCAGACATACGGCTATACGCGGGAAGAACTGATTGGCATGAGCATCCATCAATTGAGGCGGCAGGATTCGATAGAAAAGATAAGCAAGCAAATGAAGCAGGCGCATACCGGCTCCATTCTATTTGAAGCGGTTCATTATCGCAAGAACGGTACGTTTTTTCCGGTAGAGGTCAGCAGTCAGGGCATCACACTGGACGGTGAAGAGTACATTGTCAGCGTGGTGCGCGACATCAGCGACCGCAAGGCGGCCGAAAAAGAGCAGCGCAGAATTGAAACGGATCTGGTGCGCAGCAATGTCTGCCATCTATTGCTCAATGAAGTGGCGATGCGCGTCTTGACGGAAGAACCGGCGCAGGAAATTTTGCAACTGATCTGTCGCTCGCTAGTCAATATTTATCAGCTGGAACTGGTCTGGGTGGGCAGCAAAGAGGCGGCTGGCTCGCTCACCGTGCAGGCCTGGGCCGGTGAGAGCGTTGACTATCTGGAAGATATAAAGGTTTGCTGGGACGAAGGACCGGAAAGCCAGGGGCCGGCAGGCAAGAGTATTCGCAGCGCCAGCACGCAATTGTTCGACGTCGATCACCCTGACTTTAAACCATGGCGCGAGCGAGCCGCACAGTTCGGCTTTCGTACGATTGCGGCGGTGCCCTTGATTTGCCGTGATAACGTGATCGGCACGATCAATCTCTATTCGAATCAGGAACGATATTTTGATACGGGCTTGCTGCAGCAGATTGAGCATTTTGCCAGTCAGACGGCTGTTGCGCTGGAAGCGGCGGAAAAGCGCAAACGGGTAAACTTGCTGTCGACGGTTGTAAAATATGCCGGCGACGGCATTGTCGTTACCGACTGTGCGGCTGTGATCCAGTGGGCGAATCCGGCTTTTTGTCGCCTTAGCGGCTATGCTGCCGAGGAACTTGTCGGCAAGAGTATGGCAATATTCAAGAGCGGCTATCAAGACAAGAATTTTTACCAGCAGCTGTGGCGACAAATATTGAGCGGAAACTTGTGGCGCGGAGAAATAGTCAACCGGCGTAAGGACGGCAGTCTGTACGTCGAAGAAATGAGCATCACGCCGGTGTTGGATGAGCATAAAGAAATCAGCGCATTCATTGCGATCAAGCAGGATGTCACCGAACGGCACGAGGCGCAGGAAAAAGTTCGTCAGTCGCTAAATTATTATATTCAATTATTCGAGGATTTCCCGACCTTGATTTGGCGGGCGGATCGTAATGGGCAACTGGATTACTTTAATAAGAAATGGCTCGAATTTACCGGACGGAGTAAAACGGAAGAAGAAGGCTCCGGCTGGTTGGAAGGCGTCCATCCGGAGGAACGTCAGTTGTGCCAATTGGTGTATCGTGAAAACATGGAACGCCAGACTCCTTTTAGAATCGAATACCGCTTGCGCGCTCAAGATCACGGATATCGCTGGATTGTGGCGATGGGAATGCCTTTTTATGATTTAGAGGGACATTTTGCAGGTCACATTGGCGCTTGTTATGATATCAGCGATATGAAGCAAGCCGAGATAGATCGCTTGCAGGCGTTGAAAATGGCGGAAAAAGCGGAACGCATGGCATCGCTCGGTGCGATGACGGCCAGCATCGCACATGAAATCAATCAGCCGTTACATGCGATCAAATTGGCGGCGGACGGTTTCTTATACTGGCAGGAAAAAGGCAAAGCGCCGGAGTTGGAAAAGTTGACGACGAGTTTGCAAAAAATATCGGGTGCGGTAAACCGCATCGACAACATCATCAAGCATCTGCGCAGCGTATTTTCCGGTCAGGTTGACGTTAAAGAAGGTGTCTGCGACTGCAACCAGGCGGTATACGATGCCTTGGAACTGGTGGGAGCTCAAATGCAGGCGCACGGCATCAGCATCAGCCGCCAGTTTGCCGCCGAATTGCCAAAGATCAATGCGGACGCCAAACGATTGGAAGAAGCGGTCATTAATATGCTGATCAATGCAATGCAGGAACTGGACAAACTGCAAAAGCCGGATAAGGAAATCAGTTTAAAGACGTTTTGCCAGGACGATTGCGTCGTGCTGGAAATGGCCGATAACGGTCCGGGCGTCGACAGCAGCCTGCGTGAGCGGATTTTCGAACCGTTCTTCACGACGAAAGGGGCGGGGAACGGCATGGGGCTGGGACTGGCGATTGTCAACAATATCATTCGCTCGTTGGAAGGTTCTATCGAAGTGCAAGACCGGACGGGCGGCGGCGCTTTGTTTACGATTCGACTGCCTGTTCTCAGACGGGGCTGA
- the whiA gene encoding DNA-binding protein WhiA, producing MASFSTEVRNELARLNEESTCCQRAELAALLRMGGAMVLGGGGVGMNFTSENAAVARKVLSLIKRGVSLRTEVVVSRARRLKKNNSYLVKVTPSPHVKEVLLSLGILGGEGLNIGQDSPLLRKQCCRRAYLRGAFLGGGSVNRPEGDYHLELVSANPDFARTLAKVMKGFSLPVGLTERKQDYVVYLKGGDAITEFLQIIGAHNALLDFENVRVVKGMRNQVNRLVNCETANLQKTVNAAVRQAAGIQRLASRGELEKLPKTLQETAHLRITHPEASLQELVDLLDGKVSRSGLNHRLRKLEELALKL from the coding sequence ATGGCGTCCTTTTCTACCGAAGTACGCAATGAACTGGCCCGGCTGAATGAGGAAAGTACCTGCTGTCAGCGGGCCGAACTGGCGGCGCTGCTCCGCATGGGCGGCGCGATGGTGCTGGGCGGCGGCGGCGTTGGCATGAATTTTACCAGTGAAAACGCGGCGGTCGCCCGAAAAGTACTGAGCCTGATCAAACGCGGCGTTTCGCTGCGTACCGAAGTCGTAGTCAGTCGGGCGAGACGCTTGAAAAAGAACAACAGTTATCTGGTCAAGGTCACACCGTCGCCGCATGTGAAAGAGGTGCTGCTCTCGCTTGGCATCTTGGGCGGTGAAGGCCTGAACATCGGCCAGGACAGTCCGCTGCTCAGGAAACAATGCTGCCGGCGCGCGTATCTGCGCGGCGCTTTTCTCGGCGGCGGTTCAGTCAATCGACCGGAAGGCGATTATCATTTGGAACTTGTCAGCGCCAATCCTGATTTCGCCCGGACGCTGGCGAAGGTGATGAAGGGCTTCTCGCTGCCGGTCGGACTGACCGAACGTAAACAGGATTATGTGGTCTACTTAAAGGGCGGCGATGCGATCACCGAGTTTCTGCAAATTATCGGCGCGCATAATGCGCTGCTTGATTTTGAAAATGTCAGAGTGGTCAAAGGCATGCGCAACCAGGTGAACCGCCTGGTCAACTGCGAGACGGCCAATCTGCAAAAAACCGTGAATGCCGCCGTACGCCAGGCGGCAGGGATTCAGCGTCTGGCCAGCCGGGGAGAATTGGAAAAACTGCCGAAAACGTTGCAGGAGACCGCGCATCTGCGCATCACGCACCCGGAAGCGAGTCTCCAGGAACTGGTCGATTTGCTGGATGGAAAAGTGAGTCGCTCCGGCCTCAATCACCGGCTGCGTAAACTGGAAGAATTGGCGTTGAAACTATAA
- a CDS encoding gluconeogenesis factor YvcK family protein codes for MHFLKWLYPGIRLKRWLFLFSLGVVSASMGLAIVFNYQYAGTLEEAIFRMVYRTTGQYYYAVTTIVGSLIVAAGLGLMLLATRRIVRSVVEVMIPDGSDSLIEMIFQKRKLNKGPNVAVIGGGTGLSVLLRGIKGVTSNITAIVTVADDGGSSGRLRRERHMIPPGDLRNCLVALADTEPLMEKLFQHRFKGEGDLGGHSFGNLFLAAMTEVAGDMEQALKEASKVLAVKGQVLPSTLEEVRLIAQMTDGSLVEGESAIPKSGKKIRSIRMQPENPAPLAGALEAIAKADAIVLGPGSLYTSVIPNLLVDGVADALRQAKAVKIYICNVMTQPGETDGYGALEHVRAILKHGGPGIIDYVIVNTQAVAEDQKARYADQGAEAVLADAAAIEALGVKVVGANIISETDLVRHDPLKLCRTLMGTIYKCKPNPEGVRILDYYLLGNQLKKLQKSGSKELE; via the coding sequence ATGCATTTTTTAAAATGGCTGTATCCTGGCATTCGCCTGAAACGCTGGCTGTTTCTTTTCTCCCTCGGCGTGGTTTCTGCCAGTATGGGCTTGGCGATCGTCTTTAATTATCAATACGCCGGTACGCTGGAAGAAGCGATCTTTCGCATGGTATACCGGACGACCGGCCAATATTATTACGCGGTGACGACGATCGTCGGCAGCTTGATTGTGGCCGCAGGTTTGGGTCTGATGCTGCTTGCGACGCGCCGCATCGTGCGTTCCGTCGTCGAAGTGATGATTCCGGACGGTTCGGACAGTTTGATCGAGATGATTTTTCAAAAACGTAAGTTGAACAAGGGGCCGAACGTCGCGGTCATCGGCGGCGGCACCGGACTGTCGGTGCTGTTGCGCGGCATCAAAGGCGTGACCAGCAATATCACTGCGATTGTCACCGTAGCCGATGACGGCGGTTCTTCCGGCCGTTTGCGCCGCGAACGGCACATGATTCCGCCGGGCGATCTGAGGAACTGCCTAGTTGCGCTCGCCGACACCGAACCGTTGATGGAAAAACTGTTTCAGCATCGCTTTAAAGGCGAAGGAGATCTGGGCGGACATAGCTTCGGCAATCTCTTTCTCGCGGCAATGACCGAAGTAGCCGGCGATATGGAACAGGCGTTAAAGGAAGCCAGCAAGGTTCTGGCTGTCAAAGGTCAGGTGCTGCCCTCTACGCTGGAGGAAGTTCGCTTGATCGCACAGATGACTGACGGCAGCCTCGTGGAAGGGGAATCTGCGATTCCGAAGTCAGGCAAGAAAATCCGCAGCATCCGGATGCAGCCGGAAAATCCCGCGCCGCTCGCGGGCGCGCTTGAGGCGATTGCGAAGGCCGATGCGATCGTGCTTGGGCCGGGCAGCCTGTATACCAGCGTCATTCCGAACCTTTTGGTGGACGGCGTCGCCGATGCGCTGCGCCAGGCGAAAGCGGTCAAGATCTATATCTGCAATGTCATGACGCAGCCGGGCGAAACAGACGGCTATGGCGCATTGGAACATGTCCGGGCGATCCTGAAACACGGCGGTCCGGGAATTATTGATTATGTTATCGTTAATACGCAGGCAGTCGCCGAAGATCAAAAAGCGCGTTATGCGGATCAGGGAGCGGAAGCGGTCCTGGCCGATGCGGCGGCGATTGAAGCGCTGGGCGTCAAGGTCGTCGGCGCAAACATCATCAGCGAAACCGATTTGGTGCGCCACGATCCGCTGAAACTCTGTCGCACGCTGATGGGAACGATCTATAAATGCAAGCCGAATCCGGAAGGCGTCAGGATACTCGATTATTATCTGCTGGGCAATCAATTGAAGAAGTTGCAGAAAAGCGGCAGCAAGGAGTTGGAGTGA
- the rapZ gene encoding RNase adapter RapZ, protein MEAVRLVIITGLSGAGKTQVVRALEELGYFCVDNLPPMLIPKFAELCSQSAGQVSKVALVVDSRGRGFFDHLVQVLEDMEEQGIQYEMIFLEASDQALIRRYKETRLRHPLAPHGRISEGIEREQQKVAPLRGRATHIIDTSDMTTAQLKEKVTGLFANGSDMGKMNITVVSFGFKFGMPMDADMVFDVRFLPNPYYVENLRRKTGMVPAVRDYISKWPVTQQFMEKLSGMIEFLVPNYTKEGKSQLVIAIGCTGGMHRSVYVASKVYEQVKKMGMKVTLEHRDVKQNVVEEHIEEV, encoded by the coding sequence ATGGAGGCTGTAAGATTAGTGATTATCACCGGCCTGTCCGGCGCGGGCAAGACGCAGGTCGTGCGGGCGCTGGAAGAACTGGGCTATTTTTGCGTGGACAATTTGCCGCCGATGCTGATTCCGAAGTTTGCCGAACTGTGTTCGCAGTCTGCCGGACAGGTCAGCAAAGTGGCGCTGGTGGTCGACAGCCGGGGACGCGGCTTTTTTGACCATCTGGTGCAGGTGCTTGAAGATATGGAAGAGCAGGGCATTCAATATGAAATGATTTTTCTTGAGGCTTCCGATCAGGCGTTGATCCGTCGCTACAAGGAGACCCGTCTGCGCCATCCGCTGGCGCCGCACGGCCGGATTAGCGAGGGAATCGAGCGCGAACAGCAGAAGGTCGCGCCGCTTCGCGGCCGGGCGACGCATATCATCGACACCAGCGATATGACGACCGCGCAGCTGAAAGAAAAAGTCACTGGTTTATTTGCCAACGGCAGTGACATGGGAAAGATGAACATCACCGTCGTTTCGTTCGGTTTCAAATTCGGTATGCCGATGGATGCCGATATGGTCTTTGACGTCCGCTTCCTGCCGAATCCTTATTATGTGGAAAACTTACGCCGCAAGACCGGCATGGTTCCGGCGGTGCGCGACTATATTTCGAAATGGCCGGTGACGCAGCAGTTCATGGAGAAGTTATCCGGCATGATCGAGTTCCTTGTGCCGAACTATACAAAAGAAGGCAAGAGCCAGCTGGTCATCGCCATCGGCTGTACCGGCGGCATGCATCGCTCGGTCTATGTCGCCAGCAAAGTCTACGAGCAGGTGAAGAAGATGGGCATGAAAGTCACGCTGGAACACCGGGATGTGAAGCAGAACGTCGTCGAAGAACATATCGAGGAAGTGTGA
- a CDS encoding phosphatase, which translates to MQILVDLHTHTVSSGHAYSTIMENAQAAAKRGITMLAMTDHGPAMPGGPHEYHFGNQKVIPEYLSGVRILKGIEANVLDAAGKLDLPVGRLNKLDIVLAGLHTKCAPNQGCEANTAMLIAVMRNPLVDVIVHPGNPEYPVDIRAVVEAAKANDVALEINNSSLKQSRCGSRPLCLEFARLAYQSGTKLVLGTDSHFADAVGDFGEALVLLEEAGVPLDYVLNTMPERVLAHLARHRAPK; encoded by the coding sequence ATGCAGATTTTAGTGGACTTGCATACGCATACCGTTTCCAGCGGCCATGCGTACAGTACGATAATGGAAAATGCGCAGGCGGCCGCCAAGCGCGGCATAACGATGCTGGCAATGACCGATCATGGGCCGGCGATGCCGGGTGGGCCGCACGAATATCATTTCGGCAATCAAAAGGTGATTCCGGAATATCTGTCGGGTGTGCGTATCCTAAAAGGCATTGAAGCGAATGTGCTCGATGCGGCGGGAAAACTGGATTTGCCGGTGGGACGCCTCAATAAGCTCGATATCGTCCTGGCCGGATTGCATACCAAATGCGCGCCAAATCAGGGGTGCGAAGCCAATACGGCGATGCTGATCGCGGTCATGCGCAATCCGCTGGTCGACGTCATCGTCCACCCGGGAAACCCGGAGTATCCGGTCGATATTCGCGCGGTCGTCGAAGCGGCGAAGGCGAACGATGTGGCGCTTGAAATCAACAACAGTTCCTTGAAACAATCGCGCTGCGGCAGCCGCCCGCTTTGCCTGGAATTCGCCAGACTCGCTTACCAGTCCGGCACGAAGCTGGTGCTGGGCACCGACAGCCACTTTGCCGATGCGGTCGGCGATTTTGGCGAAGCGTTGGTGCTGCTTGAAGAAGCGGGCGTACCGCTCGATTATGTCTTGAACACGATGCCGGAACGGGTGCTGGCGCATTTGGCGCGGCATCGCGCTCCGAAATAA
- the bioA gene encoding adenosylmethionine--8-amino-7-oxononanoate transaminase → MKQVEQWDKEYVWHPFTQMKEWVAQPQLTIVGGEGVKLIDDEGRSYYDGVSSLWVNLHGHRHPTINRAIVEQLDKIAHSSLLGLINEPAARLAAELMEVVPAGLKKVFYSDDGSTAVEIAIKQAYQYWQLKGKAKKKTFVTLANAYHGDTVGTVSVGGIDLFHRIFKSLLFPSIQVPCPNCYHCQLAKTEESCAMACLTAVETVLKERHEEIAALVVEPLIQAAAGMLTQPKGYLKGLRELTKKYDVLLLVDEVATGFGRTGKMFACEHEGVTPDFLMVAKGITGGYLPLAATFMTQEIYEAFLGDYGEQKTFFHGHSYTGNPLACAAALGNLQVFREERLLESLPGKVVQVKTALDKIGKLKHVGDIRQCGLMVGIELMADAKTKTPYPWEAAVGARVCAEARRLGMIIRPLGNIVVFMPPLASKETELAEMTAILEKAIRSVTEDGAGQDSPAVFI, encoded by the coding sequence ATGAAACAGGTGGAACAGTGGGATAAGGAGTATGTCTGGCATCCGTTTACGCAAATGAAAGAGTGGGTGGCGCAGCCTCAGCTCACGATTGTCGGCGGCGAAGGCGTCAAGCTGATCGATGATGAGGGTCGAAGCTACTATGACGGCGTCTCGTCGCTCTGGGTCAATCTGCATGGGCATCGCCATCCGACGATTAACCGCGCGATTGTCGAACAGCTCGATAAGATCGCCCATTCCAGCTTGCTGGGGCTGATCAATGAACCGGCTGCCCGTCTGGCGGCGGAGCTGATGGAGGTTGTCCCGGCCGGTCTGAAGAAGGTCTTTTATTCCGACGACGGATCGACCGCCGTTGAAATTGCGATCAAGCAGGCGTATCAGTATTGGCAGTTGAAAGGCAAAGCGAAAAAGAAAACGTTTGTCACGCTGGCCAACGCGTATCATGGCGATACGGTCGGAACCGTCAGCGTCGGCGGCATCGATCTCTTTCATCGCATCTTCAAGTCGCTGCTCTTTCCCAGCATCCAGGTGCCCTGTCCGAACTGCTATCACTGCCAATTGGCAAAGACGGAAGAATCTTGTGCGATGGCTTGTCTGACGGCTGTCGAAACCGTGCTGAAAGAGCGGCATGAAGAAATCGCCGCATTGGTCGTGGAGCCTCTGATCCAGGCTGCCGCCGGCATGCTGACGCAGCCGAAGGGATATCTGAAAGGTTTGCGTGAGCTGACGAAAAAGTATGATGTGCTCCTCTTGGTCGACGAAGTGGCGACCGGTTTCGGTCGTACCGGGAAGATGTTCGCCTGTGAACATGAAGGAGTTACGCCGGATTTCCTGATGGTGGCCAAAGGAATCACCGGCGGATATCTGCCTCTGGCCGCCACCTTCATGACGCAGGAAATCTATGAGGCTTTTCTGGGCGACTATGGCGAGCAAAAAACATTTTTTCATGGCCATTCCTATACGGGAAACCCGCTGGCTTGTGCGGCGGCGCTCGGCAATCTGCAGGTCTTTCGCGAAGAGCGCCTGTTGGAGAGTCTGCCAGGCAAGGTGGTGCAGGTAAAAACGGCATTAGACAAGATTGGTAAGCTAAAGCATGTCGGCGATATTCGGCAGTGCGGCCTGATGGTCGGCATCGAGCTGATGGCTGACGCCAAAACGAAGACGCCGTATCCCTGGGAAGCCGCAGTCGGCGCGCGCGTTTGCGCCGAAGCGAGACGGCTGGGCATGATTATCCGCCCGCTCGGCAACATCGTTGTCTTTATGCCGCCGCTCGCCAGCAAGGAAACAGAACTGGCGGAAATGACCGCAATCCTGGAAAAAGCGATCCGCAGCGTAACGGAAGATGGCGCAGGCCAAGACAGTCCGGCGGTGTTTATTTAA